The Miscanthus floridulus cultivar M001 chromosome 7, ASM1932011v1, whole genome shotgun sequence genome includes a region encoding these proteins:
- the LOC136462816 gene encoding RING-H2 finger protein ATL66-like produces the protein MAAPAPAGVAVPDELAPGPGREANKHGRAGAVRRHRQCAGARLLSLAVQAAVMAAALAIFVLFAAASALLLLVLVLASRAFRHHRGSRYRVPSLDPSSPSPPPLRTGLSPADIRLLPSFAFPGGCGGGDEAADSASCAVCLEAARAGERWRAMPACTHAFHAACVDRWLARTPACPVCRTAVAVTTS, from the coding sequence ATGGCAGCGCCCGCTCCAGCCGGCGTCGCCGTGCCCGATGAGCTCGCCCCGGGACCGGGAAGAGAAGCCAATAAGCACGGGCGCGCCGGTGCCGTCCGGCGGCACCGCCAGTGCGCCGGCGCGCGCCTCCTGTCGCTCGCCGTGCAGGCGGCTGTGATGGCGGCCGCGCTCGCGATCTTCGTCCTCTTCGCCGCCGCGTCCGCCttgctcctcctcgtcctcgtcctcgcctcGCGCGCCTTCCGCCACCATCGCGGCAGCCGCTACCGTGTCCCGTCGCTCGACCCTTCTTCCCCTTCGCCTCCGCCTCTCCGCACGGGGCTCTCGCCCGCCGACATCCGCCTCCTCCCAAGCTTCGCCTTccccggcggctgcggcggcggcgacgaggccGCCGACTCCGCCTCGTGCGCCGTGTGCCTCGAGGCCGCGCGCGCCGGGGAGCGGTGGCGCGCCATGCCGGCATGCACGCACGCGTTCCACGCCGCCTGCGTCGACCGGTGGCTCGCCAGGACGCCCGCCTGCCCCGTCTGCCGCACCGCCGTCGCCGTCACGACGAGCTAA